From a single Sander vitreus isolate 19-12246 chromosome 4, sanVit1, whole genome shotgun sequence genomic region:
- the LOC144516715 gene encoding natural resistance-associated macrophage protein 2-like isoform X2: MKGEKNEKSKLKDSPQEDGVQTNQYSAISPSPVAQDEPFSTYFEDKVAIPENVSQVFSFRKLWAFTGPGFLMSIAYLDPGNIESDLQSGATAGFKLLWVLLGATIIGLLLQRLAARLGVVTGMHLAEVCNRQYPTVPRIILWLMVELAIIGSDMQEVIGCAIAFNLLSVGRIPLWAGVLITITDTFVFLFLDKYGLRKLEAFFGFLITVMALSFGYEYVLVSPDQGELLKGMFVPYCAGCGPPQLEQAVGIVGAVIMPHNIYLHSALVKSRDIDRKNKKELKEANKYYFIESTVALFVSFLINVFVVAVFAQAFYGKTNIEMNKECNATGSPHSGLFPLNNGTLEVDIYKGGVVLGCVFGPAALYIWAIGILAAGQSSTMTGTYSGQFVMEGFLNLRWSRFARVLLTRSVAIIPTLLVAIFQDVEHLTGMNDFLNVLQSMQLPFALIPILTFTSLTSIMNDFANGMVWKISGGIVILLVCAINMYFVVVYVTALNSVLLYVFAALLSIAYLCFVVYLAWHCLVALGVSCLDFGSRMQLSQHTGIFIMSDMDTDNLIER; encoded by the exons ATGAAGGGAGAAAAGAATGAAAAGTCCAAACTCA AAGACTCCCCTCAGGAGGATGGAGTCCAGACTAACCAGTACAGCGCCATCTCTCCCTCACCAGTGGCCCAGGATGAACCCTTCTCCACATATTTTGAAGACAAGGTGGCCATTCCCGAGAATGTCAGCCAG GTGTTCAGTTTCCGTAAACTCTGGGCATTCACCGGACCGGGGTTTCTGATGAGCATTGCTTACTTGGATCCAGGGAACATTGAGTCTGACCTGCAGTCTGGAGCTACAGCTGGCTTTAag CTCCTATGGGTGCTCCTTGGAGCCACTATCATTGGGCTGCTGTTGCAGAGGTTAGCTGCACGCCTCGGGGTCGTCACTGGGATGCACCTGGCTGAAGTCTGCAACCGCCAATATCCCACA gttCCTCGGATCATCCTGTGGCTGATGGTGGAGCTGGCAATTATTGGCTCAGACATGCAGGAGGTCATTGGCTGTGCCATAGCTTTCAACCTTCTCTCTGTGGGCAG gaTTCCACTCTGGGCAGGAGTCCTCATCACCATCACAGACACATTTGTGTTCCTCTTTCTAGACAAATACG GCCTGAGGAAACTTGAAGCTTTCTTTGGCTTCCTCATCACTGTAATGGCTCTGAGCTTTGGTTACGAG TACGTGCTGGTAAGTCCAGACCAAGGGGAGCTGCTGAAGGGGATGTTCGTGCCGTACTGTGCCGGCTGTGGGCCTCCGCAGTTGGAGCAGGCAGTGGGAATCGTAGGCGCCGTTATCATGCCCCACAACATCTACCTGCACTCAGCGCTGGTCAAG TCTCGGGACATCGATCGCAAAAATAAGAAAGAATTAAAGGAAGCCAACAAGTACTACTTCATCGAGTCAACTGTCGCTCTCTTCGTCTCCTTCCTCATCAACGTCTTTGTCGTAGCAGTCTTTGCTCAGGCCTTCTACGGGAAAACCAATATTGAAATG AATAAGGAGTGCAATGCAACCGGCAGCCCTCACTCAGGTCTCTTCCCTCTCAACAACGGCACACTGGAGGTGGACATCTACAAAGGG GGAGTGGTCCTGGGCTGTGTCTTTGGGCCTGCAGCCCTCTACATCTGGGCGATAGGGATCCTGGCAGCTGGACAGAGTTCCACCATGACAGGCACTTACTCTGGGCAGTTTGTCATGGAG ggtTTCCTGAACCTACGATGGTCCCGTTTTGCTCGGGTGTTGCTGACCCGCTCCGTCGCCATCATACCTACACTGCTGGTAGCCATTTTTCAGGATGTTGAGCATCTGACAGGGATGAACGACTTCCTCAACGTGCTTCAAAGCATGCAG CTACCGTTTGCATTGATCCCAATTCTGACCTTTACCAGTCTGACATCCATAATGAACGACTTTGCAAACGGAAT GGTGTGGAAGATTTCCGGAGGCATCGTCATCCTCTTGGTTTGTGCAATCAACATGTACTTTGTGGTGGTTTACGTGACGGCGCTGAACAGTGTGCTGCTCTATGTTTTTGCTGCTCTGCTCTCCATAGCCTATCTGTGCTTTGTAGTCTACCTG GCATGGCACTGTTTGGTTGCATTGGGGGTTTCCTGCCTGGACTTTGGCAGCAGG atgCAACTGTCACAGCACACAggcattttcataatgagtgaCATGGATACTGATAATCTGATTGAGAGATAG
- the LOC144516715 gene encoding natural resistance-associated macrophage protein 2-like isoform X1, with the protein MKAEQDGDLLEEDSPQEDGVQTNQYSAISPSPVAQDEPFSTYFEDKVAIPENVSQVFSFRKLWAFTGPGFLMSIAYLDPGNIESDLQSGATAGFKLLWVLLGATIIGLLLQRLAARLGVVTGMHLAEVCNRQYPTVPRIILWLMVELAIIGSDMQEVIGCAIAFNLLSVGRIPLWAGVLITITDTFVFLFLDKYGLRKLEAFFGFLITVMALSFGYEYVLVSPDQGELLKGMFVPYCAGCGPPQLEQAVGIVGAVIMPHNIYLHSALVKSRDIDRKNKKELKEANKYYFIESTVALFVSFLINVFVVAVFAQAFYGKTNIEMNKECNATGSPHSGLFPLNNGTLEVDIYKGGVVLGCVFGPAALYIWAIGILAAGQSSTMTGTYSGQFVMEGFLNLRWSRFARVLLTRSVAIIPTLLVAIFQDVEHLTGMNDFLNVLQSMQLPFALIPILTFTSLTSIMNDFANGMVWKISGGIVILLVCAINMYFVVVYVTALNSVLLYVFAALLSIAYLCFVVYLAWHCLVALGVSCLDFGSRMQLSQHTGIFIMSDMDTDNLIER; encoded by the exons ATGAAGGCCGAGCAAGACGGAGACCTCCTCGAAG AAGACTCCCCTCAGGAGGATGGAGTCCAGACTAACCAGTACAGCGCCATCTCTCCCTCACCAGTGGCCCAGGATGAACCCTTCTCCACATATTTTGAAGACAAGGTGGCCATTCCCGAGAATGTCAGCCAG GTGTTCAGTTTCCGTAAACTCTGGGCATTCACCGGACCGGGGTTTCTGATGAGCATTGCTTACTTGGATCCAGGGAACATTGAGTCTGACCTGCAGTCTGGAGCTACAGCTGGCTTTAag CTCCTATGGGTGCTCCTTGGAGCCACTATCATTGGGCTGCTGTTGCAGAGGTTAGCTGCACGCCTCGGGGTCGTCACTGGGATGCACCTGGCTGAAGTCTGCAACCGCCAATATCCCACA gttCCTCGGATCATCCTGTGGCTGATGGTGGAGCTGGCAATTATTGGCTCAGACATGCAGGAGGTCATTGGCTGTGCCATAGCTTTCAACCTTCTCTCTGTGGGCAG gaTTCCACTCTGGGCAGGAGTCCTCATCACCATCACAGACACATTTGTGTTCCTCTTTCTAGACAAATACG GCCTGAGGAAACTTGAAGCTTTCTTTGGCTTCCTCATCACTGTAATGGCTCTGAGCTTTGGTTACGAG TACGTGCTGGTAAGTCCAGACCAAGGGGAGCTGCTGAAGGGGATGTTCGTGCCGTACTGTGCCGGCTGTGGGCCTCCGCAGTTGGAGCAGGCAGTGGGAATCGTAGGCGCCGTTATCATGCCCCACAACATCTACCTGCACTCAGCGCTGGTCAAG TCTCGGGACATCGATCGCAAAAATAAGAAAGAATTAAAGGAAGCCAACAAGTACTACTTCATCGAGTCAACTGTCGCTCTCTTCGTCTCCTTCCTCATCAACGTCTTTGTCGTAGCAGTCTTTGCTCAGGCCTTCTACGGGAAAACCAATATTGAAATG AATAAGGAGTGCAATGCAACCGGCAGCCCTCACTCAGGTCTCTTCCCTCTCAACAACGGCACACTGGAGGTGGACATCTACAAAGGG GGAGTGGTCCTGGGCTGTGTCTTTGGGCCTGCAGCCCTCTACATCTGGGCGATAGGGATCCTGGCAGCTGGACAGAGTTCCACCATGACAGGCACTTACTCTGGGCAGTTTGTCATGGAG ggtTTCCTGAACCTACGATGGTCCCGTTTTGCTCGGGTGTTGCTGACCCGCTCCGTCGCCATCATACCTACACTGCTGGTAGCCATTTTTCAGGATGTTGAGCATCTGACAGGGATGAACGACTTCCTCAACGTGCTTCAAAGCATGCAG CTACCGTTTGCATTGATCCCAATTCTGACCTTTACCAGTCTGACATCCATAATGAACGACTTTGCAAACGGAAT GGTGTGGAAGATTTCCGGAGGCATCGTCATCCTCTTGGTTTGTGCAATCAACATGTACTTTGTGGTGGTTTACGTGACGGCGCTGAACAGTGTGCTGCTCTATGTTTTTGCTGCTCTGCTCTCCATAGCCTATCTGTGCTTTGTAGTCTACCTG GCATGGCACTGTTTGGTTGCATTGGGGGTTTCCTGCCTGGACTTTGGCAGCAGG atgCAACTGTCACAGCACACAggcattttcataatgagtgaCATGGATACTGATAATCTGATTGAGAGATAG